A DNA window from Terriglobales bacterium contains the following coding sequences:
- a CDS encoding redoxin domain-containing protein, with product MKRPKWTLAVIAILLALPLMGARVGEVAPNFVGTDSNGKTHKLSDYSGKVVVLEWHNQGCPYTKKHYESGNMQKLQKEWTAKGVIWLTVISSAPGEQGYVTAAQENAYLKKMNSTPTAVLLDPTGVIGHQYEAKTTPHMYVINPKGLLVYEGAIDDKPTSDQGDIAGATNWVQAALQQTTAGKPVSTQVTRPYGCSVKYAK from the coding sequence ATGAAACGACCGAAGTGGACACTCGCAGTGATCGCCATCCTGCTGGCCCTGCCCTTGATGGGCGCCCGGGTGGGAGAGGTGGCCCCGAATTTCGTCGGCACCGACAGCAACGGCAAGACCCACAAACTTTCCGACTATAGCGGCAAGGTGGTGGTGCTGGAGTGGCACAACCAGGGCTGCCCCTACACCAAGAAGCACTACGAGAGCGGCAACATGCAGAAGTTGCAGAAGGAGTGGACCGCCAAGGGCGTCATCTGGCTCACCGTGATCTCCTCCGCGCCCGGCGAGCAGGGATACGTCACCGCGGCGCAGGAGAACGCGTACCTGAAGAAGATGAACTCCACCCCGACCGCGGTGTTGCTCGATCCCACCGGCGTGATCGGTCACCAATACGAGGCCAAGACCACGCCGCACATGTACGTCATCAACCCCAAGGGCCTGCTGGTGTACGAGGGCGCGATCGACGACAAGCCTACCTCCGACCAGGGGGACATCGCCGGCGCCACTAACTGGGTACAGGCGGCCTTGCAGCAGACCACCGCCGGCAAGCCGGTGAGCACGCAGGTCACGCGTCCCTACGGCTGCTCGGTGAAATACGCGAAGTAG
- a CDS encoding cytochrome c3 family protein: MAQIFHRSTNTISRLSIYGAVFVLAGLAWTAAEVQRSPYVTTQGVAPEQPVPFSHQHHVAGIGIDCRYCHTSVETSSFAGLPPTKTCMNCHSQIWNDSPMLEPVRASLRNDRSLVWTRVHDLPDFVYFNHSIHVAKGVGCATCHGPVDQMPLMYQAQSLQMEWCLECHRAPEKFLRPREQVFNMAYQPPDEEHPLTIEGKLMVPGQPAEQGFTSQMELGRALAKKYHLRRVEGLTSCSTCHR; this comes from the coding sequence ATGGCGCAGATCTTTCACCGCAGCACCAACACCATCTCCCGGCTGAGCATCTACGGAGCCGTGTTCGTGCTGGCGGGACTGGCTTGGACCGCCGCCGAGGTGCAACGCTCTCCCTACGTCACCACCCAGGGCGTGGCCCCGGAGCAGCCGGTTCCCTTCAGCCATCAGCACCACGTCGCCGGCATCGGCATCGATTGCCGCTACTGCCACACCTCGGTCGAGACCTCCAGCTTCGCCGGCCTGCCCCCCACCAAGACCTGCATGAACTGCCATTCGCAGATCTGGAATGACAGTCCCATGCTGGAGCCGGTGCGCGCCAGCTTGCGCAACGACCGCTCGCTGGTGTGGACGCGGGTGCACGACCTGCCCGACTTCGTCTATTTCAACCACAGCATCCACGTGGCCAAGGGAGTGGGCTGCGCCACCTGCCACGGCCCCGTGGACCAGATGCCGCTGATGTACCAGGCGCAGTCGCTACAGATGGAGTGGTGCCTGGAGTGCCACCGCGCGCCGGAGAAGTTCCTGCGACCGCGCGAGCAGGTTTTCAACATGGCCTATCAGCCCCCCGACGAGGAACACCCGCTGACCATCGAGGGCAAGCTGATGGTGCCGGGACAACCGGCCGAGCAAGGGTTCACCAGCCAGATGGAGCTGGGGCGTGCGCTGGCCAAGAAGTATCACTTGCGCCGGGTCGAGGGGCTCACCAGTTGCTCGACCTGCCATCGCTGA
- a CDS encoding protein-disulfide reductase DsbD domain-containing protein, which translates to MLRCVASLFLAFAALAGIPVHAQLPTAPVIHVSLLAESQSIAPGQQFWVGVRFQMEKGWHIYWINPGDSGEPPRVQWRLPAGFQAGDFQWPHPERLVTKYSTDYGYADQMLLLAPIRPPAELAPGGKAELAGTVKWVVCREVCIPGKTEVALSLPVKRSASPQPNKLFDDARTRIPQPAPSRWRARARAEKNEFVLSIETGQPIAQAEFFPLQPQQIENAAPQPASALPRGVRLRLKKSEQLLKPIANLKGVIVLPSGKAYVMDAPVTGAGARDSKANKG; encoded by the coding sequence ATGTTGCGGTGCGTCGCTTCCCTGTTTCTGGCATTCGCCGCACTCGCCGGCATTCCCGTCCACGCTCAGCTCCCCACCGCTCCCGTGATCCATGTTTCCCTGCTGGCAGAGTCGCAGTCCATCGCCCCCGGCCAGCAGTTCTGGGTGGGCGTGCGCTTCCAGATGGAAAAAGGTTGGCACATCTATTGGATCAATCCCGGAGACTCGGGCGAGCCGCCGCGCGTCCAGTGGCGTCTGCCCGCGGGATTCCAGGCCGGCGACTTCCAGTGGCCTCATCCCGAGCGGCTGGTAACCAAGTATTCGACCGACTACGGATACGCCGACCAGATGCTGCTGCTGGCGCCCATCCGCCCGCCCGCCGAGCTCGCGCCCGGCGGCAAGGCGGAGCTTGCCGGAACGGTGAAGTGGGTGGTGTGCCGCGAGGTCTGCATCCCGGGGAAGACAGAGGTCGCGCTTTCCCTGCCCGTGAAGCGCAGCGCGTCGCCACAGCCGAACAAATTATTCGACGACGCCCGCACGCGCATCCCGCAGCCGGCGCCGTCCCGCTGGCGCGCCCGGGCGAGGGCGGAGAAGAACGAGTTCGTGCTTTCCATCGAGACCGGGCAGCCCATCGCGCAGGCTGAGTTCTTCCCGCTCCAGCCGCAACAGATCGAGAATGCCGCGCCCCAGCCGGCGAGCGCGCTTCCCCGAGGCGTACGCCTGCGGCTGAAGAAGTCCGAGCAACTCCTGAAGCCCATCGCAAATCTCAAAGGTGTTATCGTGCTTCCCTCGGGAAAGGCGTACGTGATGGACGCGCCGGTGACCGGAGCCGGAGCCAGGGATTCGAAAGCCAACAAAGGTTGA
- a CDS encoding radical SAM protein, whose product MKVHLINPSDVAFGTAVITPRWLYVLAGATPRSYGDPVLVDETLSPLDPASIEPGDVVGISIHTANALRGYAIGKIARERGAYVVFGGIHATLYPEESHELGAAHSVVKGDGDLVWSTAVADCCKGTPQRVYQGGQIDASDFVPARWDLVPRSQYMWASVQTVRGCPKHCSFCSVWRTDGQKPRQRSWDAVVGEIVELRRMGFRFIALADDNFYPVTLTDLKLAKQQNNTARLSELEATRADRFELMSRLAQLPSDMVFFTQITMEAAEDPAFLDAMREAHIKGALVGVESVTPEGLKDVYKEFNAAGDDLVERLLTFRRHGVFVLGSFIFGLPSDRPSTFDATAAVAQRAGVAFAQFIMLTPFPGTVDFAKWEKTMEANPVKIGDIPLTRRWLIPPALRPKLYWPHPAMAGEEIRDRTQAVWDTFYSLKSIWQRSTFIHSWRGRLAFILISKVYRQMYADTGVATDSARVARSARWARLLARPCHRLFSGPPMPDLQMPGVPV is encoded by the coding sequence GTGAAGGTCCATCTGATCAATCCCAGCGACGTGGCGTTCGGCACGGCGGTCATCACGCCGCGCTGGCTGTACGTCCTGGCCGGCGCCACGCCCAGGAGCTATGGCGATCCCGTCCTGGTGGATGAGACGCTCAGCCCTCTGGATCCGGCCAGCATCGAGCCGGGAGACGTGGTGGGCATCAGCATCCACACCGCCAACGCGCTGCGCGGATACGCCATCGGCAAAATAGCGCGCGAGCGCGGAGCGTACGTTGTGTTCGGCGGCATCCACGCCACCCTCTATCCCGAGGAATCGCATGAGCTGGGCGCCGCGCACTCGGTGGTGAAGGGCGACGGCGACCTGGTGTGGTCCACCGCGGTGGCCGACTGCTGCAAAGGCACCCCGCAGCGGGTTTACCAGGGTGGCCAGATTGACGCCTCCGATTTCGTGCCCGCCCGCTGGGACTTGGTGCCCCGCAGTCAATACATGTGGGCTTCAGTGCAGACGGTGCGCGGCTGTCCCAAGCATTGCTCGTTCTGCTCGGTATGGCGCACCGACGGCCAAAAGCCCCGGCAACGCTCCTGGGACGCGGTGGTGGGGGAGATCGTCGAGCTGCGGCGGATGGGATTCCGCTTTATCGCGCTGGCCGACGACAACTTCTATCCCGTCACTCTCACCGACCTGAAGCTGGCTAAGCAGCAGAACAACACGGCGCGGCTCAGCGAACTCGAAGCCACGCGGGCCGATCGCTTTGAACTCATGTCCCGCCTGGCGCAGCTTCCCTCCGACATGGTTTTCTTCACTCAGATCACCATGGAAGCCGCCGAAGACCCGGCCTTTCTGGATGCCATGCGCGAGGCGCACATCAAGGGAGCCCTGGTGGGAGTGGAATCGGTGACTCCCGAGGGATTGAAGGACGTCTACAAGGAATTCAACGCCGCCGGAGACGATCTGGTGGAGCGCCTGCTGACCTTCCGTCGCCACGGGGTGTTCGTGCTCGGCTCCTTTATCTTCGGCCTGCCCAGCGACCGCCCGTCGACCTTCGACGCCACCGCCGCCGTCGCGCAACGCGCGGGCGTCGCTTTCGCGCAGTTCATTATGTTGACCCCCTTCCCCGGAACCGTGGATTTCGCCAAGTGGGAAAAAACCATGGAGGCCAATCCCGTCAAGATCGGGGATATCCCGCTCACCCGCCGCTGGCTGATTCCGCCCGCCCTCCGGCCCAAGCTCTACTGGCCGCACCCGGCCATGGCCGGCGAGGAGATCCGCGACCGGACGCAGGCCGTCTGGGACACTTTTTACAGCCTGAAATCCATCTGGCAGCGCTCGACCTTCATTCACTCCTGGCGCGGCCGCTTGGCGTTTATCCTGATCTCCAAGGTGTACCGCCAGATGTATGCCGATACGGGAGTGGCCACGGACAGCGCCCGTGTGGCCCGCTCGGCGCGCTGGGCGCGCTTGCTGGCCAGGCCCTGCCATCGCCTGTTTTCGGGGCCACCCATGCCCGACCTCCAAATGCCTGGAGTTCCTGTCTGA
- a CDS encoding DinB family protein, whose translation MKKTSPLILTKLTLLALLALLVAAPLLAQCGAPTQAAPPAAMEAAKSGFRADFLKQWDTLETKFVGLAEAIPQEKYTWRPTPEVRSVSEVFLHVALGNYSYLDAIGVPLPAGMDRKTYEKSTTDRAKIVEQLKLSFGLVRETVLKTSDADLEKPAKLYGQPSTVREVLFALVTHTPEHLGQMIVYGRECGVVPPWTAERQARQKQQQPPPKKSEP comes from the coding sequence GTGAAGAAGACTTCCCCTTTGATACTGACGAAACTGACGCTACTGGCGCTGTTGGCCCTGCTGGTCGCGGCGCCGCTCCTGGCCCAGTGCGGAGCGCCGACGCAGGCGGCGCCGCCGGCTGCGATGGAAGCGGCCAAATCCGGCTTCCGCGCCGACTTCCTCAAGCAGTGGGACACCCTGGAGACAAAGTTCGTCGGGTTGGCCGAGGCCATCCCGCAGGAGAAGTACACCTGGCGGCCCACTCCCGAGGTGCGCTCGGTGAGCGAGGTCTTCCTGCACGTGGCCTTGGGAAACTACTCCTACCTGGACGCGATTGGAGTCCCGCTGCCGGCCGGCATGGACCGCAAGACCTACGAGAAGTCCACCACCGACCGCGCCAAGATCGTGGAGCAGTTGAAGCTGTCGTTCGGCCTGGTGCGGGAGACGGTGCTCAAGACCTCCGACGCCGACCTGGAAAAGCCGGCCAAGCTCTACGGCCAGCCCAGCACGGTGCGCGAAGTGCTGTTCGCCCTGGTCACCCACACGCCGGAGCACCTGGGGCAGATGATCGTGTATGGGCGCGAGTGCGGCGTGGTGCCGCCCTGGACCGCGGAGCGCCAGGCGCGCCAGAAGCAGCAGCAACCGCCGCCAAAGAAGTCCGAGCCCTGA